The Candidatus Bathyarchaeota archaeon genomic interval ACCATCCCATAACCCTGGAAGGTCATAGTTTCGGTGTTCGTACCAGATGATTGCGCCGCCAAATTGGATATACATAAAGTCGCTGCCGTCTATGAATGCTCTAACATGGGTGGACCCCGAATACGGTGAGCCAGCCACGGTCATAGCTTGGGTTGTAGTTAAAATTGAAGATGACAATAATATTATCGATATTATCGTTAGGGCTATTTCGGTTTTTCGTTGCATTCTGCCTTCTCCCGCTAAGTTGAATGTCAAGCTAGTTAGCTATAAGTCTTTACAAGACGTATATGTTAACATAAAATAGATAAGTCGGTTGCCTTTGTATCAAATTTTAATTCTATCGTAGGCTTGATGTTCCTCCCGGGCAACGCTGTCCCACGAAAATTTAGCGGCAAGCGCTAATCCTTTTTCTGAGGCACTGTGCCGTAAAGATGCATCATGTAGCAGTCTTTGGGCTTCTTGCGCCATAATCTTCCAGTTGCCCACAGGCACCCTTTTAACGGCGCCAGGGAAATTCAGACGCATCGCCGCAATGTCATATGCAACCACTGGTGTCCCCGCTGTCAAAGCTTCCAGCACTACCAACGAAAACGAATCATATAGACTAGGATAAATTAGCACCTTAGCTGATTTCAAATAAGAAAACAGCGTCTGCTTATCGATGAATCCCTTGTAAACCAAATTTTTGCCAACTCCGCACTCCTTGACGGCTTGTCTGAAGCGGTTTTCGATAATTGGCGAATCAAACTTGCCTGCAACAACTACTCTTACACTGGGGTCAGATTGTGCTAGTTCAGCGGCGATTTTGGGCAAATCAAATATGCCCTTTTCAGGTGCCAATCTTGAAAAGAAAAACACATCAATTTTTTCTTCTGACGCCTCAATCGGGTTGATATCTGTTGCTTTAATGCCATTACCTGGCTGTAGCACCAGCATTTTTCCTCTCCAGTCGGGAAAATATTTTTTGGTTTCAGGCTCAATCGCAGGGCTCACCGCCAGAAATGTGGTGGTTTTCGCGGCTTTTTTGATTAACCCGTAAAGCGGTGCGTAGAGCGCCCGTAGGTAGGTTTTGCGGATGCTGCGGATGGGGCGCCACTCGGTGGACGCATAGGGTGGAAGCAGGGGCAATTGAAACACGCATGTCCAGGGTAAGTGAAGCTGTTTGGCGGCTAGGTAGGCTTCAAGGAGAAAATCGATTTTTTCATGGTGCGAAACGATGAGGTCCACTTTTTCTTG includes:
- a CDS encoding glycosyltransferase family 4 protein; the encoded protein is MRILYLANPLQSSTGGDRRSFEVLKRIGSLGVEPVIVVDEFIWQKMKQNQQTQFSPQQKIYSLRRPNVIYDRRFKSASRAALDYYSIHQSARQIAQIAKQEKVDLIVSHHEKIDFLLEAYLAAKQLHLPWTCVFQLPLLPPYASTEWRPIRSIRKTYLRALYAPLYGLIKKAAKTTTFLAVSPAIEPETKKYFPDWRGKMLVLQPGNGIKATDINPIEASEEKIDVFFFSRLAPEKGIFDLPKIAAELAQSDPSVRVVVAGKFDSPIIENRFRQAVKECGVGKNLVYKGFIDKQTLFSYLKSAKVLIYPSLYDSFSLVVLEALTAGTPVVAYDIAAMRLNFPGAVKRVPVGNWKIMAQEAQRLLHDASLRHSASEKGLALAAKFSWDSVAREEHQAYDRIKI